One segment of Desulfonatronum thiosulfatophilum DNA contains the following:
- a CDS encoding ParB/RepB/Spo0J family partition protein — translation MVGFMRVYASNLDRSGAALFWARPASEELCFSLREMGQLDPVLVRPGGDGYRLLSGYQRVDALCRMNEPITAHCMDGPTDPVGDGLLYLHANFLRDVDDVMRIQALRYFQSLLTPDEMARRVAVLLRLQPRSGAWQRHLAWLRLPRTWDVHLQAGNIPLAAGQILEQFSRADLDALEPCFRNLKWSQGRAVQWLTFLREISLREGWTLERILEIASSAQILEAGLSPQDTLQRLVAQARKLRYPNLTELERQFEDLNSELLGSSRWTLTPSQDFETDQVELRLRARTPQDIKDAALALQKAAASDDLPQLFRLVAKG, via the coding sequence ATGGTAGGTTTCATGAGGGTTTACGCATCAAATCTGGACAGGTCCGGCGCTGCGTTGTTCTGGGCACGGCCTGCCAGCGAGGAATTATGTTTCTCATTGCGGGAAATGGGGCAGCTGGATCCTGTTCTGGTCCGACCAGGCGGTGATGGCTACCGGCTTCTTTCCGGCTATCAGCGGGTGGATGCATTGTGCCGGATGAACGAACCCATCACTGCGCACTGCATGGACGGACCAACCGATCCCGTAGGGGACGGGTTGTTGTATCTGCATGCAAATTTCCTTCGGGATGTCGACGACGTCATGCGCATTCAGGCGCTGCGGTATTTCCAATCCCTGCTGACACCAGATGAAATGGCGCGTCGCGTCGCGGTCCTGCTCCGCCTCCAGCCCCGTTCCGGAGCATGGCAGCGCCATCTGGCCTGGCTGCGGCTCCCCCGAACATGGGATGTTCATCTTCAGGCCGGCAACATTCCCCTGGCCGCGGGGCAGATTCTCGAACAATTTTCACGGGCGGATCTGGACGCACTGGAACCCTGTTTCAGGAACTTGAAATGGTCCCAGGGACGCGCCGTGCAATGGCTGACATTCCTCAGGGAAATCTCGCTTCGCGAGGGATGGACCCTGGAACGGATTCTGGAAATTGCCTCCTCGGCCCAGATTCTGGAAGCAGGCCTCTCGCCCCAGGACACCCTCCAACGGTTGGTCGCTCAGGCCAGAAAACTGCGCTACCCGAACCTGACCGAACTCGAACGGCAATTCGAGGATCTGAACAGCGAACTCTTGGGCTCCTCACGCTGGACCTTGACGCCTAGCCAGGACTTCGAAACCGACCAGGTGGAACTCCGCCTCCGGGCCCGCACCCCCCAGGACATCAAAGACGCCGCCCTGGCGCTCCAAAAAGCCGCGGCATCCGACGACCTCCCGCAACTCTTCCGGCTGGTCG